The following are encoded in a window of Prevotella melaninogenica genomic DNA:
- a CDS encoding sigma-70 family RNA polymerase sigma factor, with the protein MKIDVNIDACKQGEREALGNLYKAYSDRLKRICLHYVEDESTAEDILHDAFIIIFTSINSLKDNSKLEGWMITIVRNLSLRFLQSTEKSNILLSSLGKEVLSEDDDKEKNIELELLLSAIELLPEGNREIFKLSVLDGLSHKEIGDLLGINPHSSSSQLARAKKMLRVILIKYWMLFLLPILIPVYIYFVTRDKFVDTSDNRSTALDTHQNFPKRVQQNGAASQKNGQPRYSIPSSATGNDRHVLAEKTLSTEDISSRIITDSIESRQQIVSFHEDSLQKYLAKIRVSIDDSVPHILQISKDKMLASSESMKVDVNHKKKYTWKINFGYSSNTSGNTISNFNYLSVIDYANGGAAAKLYTWTDLENYYTRNNALMDSVERARMSLILREHPTDGNSSLGEVAHHSRPKTFGFSINKQLSPKWTFGTGITYTRLKSEFESEYNRARLVKTQKIDYVGIPLRLTYQVWSKGRFNAYMTGGMALEMPVHSSLEKKYIITADSSYTLKRDIKPRSQWSVNLGAGVQYKLFKPFSLYIEPNMFYYFRNGSSLETYRTEHPFIITVPFGLRLTW; encoded by the coding sequence CATGTAAACAGGGAGAACGTGAGGCTCTCGGAAATTTATATAAGGCATATTCCGACAGATTAAAGAGAATATGCCTGCACTATGTGGAAGATGAAAGTACGGCAGAAGATATTTTACACGATGCTTTTATCATCATTTTTACCTCTATTAATTCGCTGAAGGACAACTCAAAATTGGAAGGATGGATGATAACGATTGTGAGAAACCTTTCGTTGAGATTCCTACAAAGTACAGAAAAAAGTAATATTCTTTTATCCAGTTTGGGGAAAGAGGTGTTGAGCGAAGATGACGATAAAGAAAAGAATATAGAGCTGGAGTTGTTGCTGTCAGCGATAGAACTGTTACCAGAGGGGAACCGAGAAATATTCAAACTCTCTGTGTTGGACGGTCTTTCACATAAGGAAATAGGGGATTTGCTTGGTATCAATCCCCACAGTTCTTCTTCGCAGTTGGCTCGGGCAAAGAAAATGCTGCGTGTCATATTGATTAAGTATTGGATGCTGTTCTTGCTTCCCATCCTGATACCTGTCTATATCTATTTCGTAACGAGGGACAAGTTCGTTGACACATCTGATAATAGATCAACGGCTTTAGATACTCATCAGAACTTTCCAAAACGAGTTCAACAAAATGGAGCTGCTTCTCAAAAGAATGGGCAGCCAAGGTATTCTATACCTTCAAGTGCTACTGGAAATGATAGGCATGTTTTGGCAGAAAAGACTCTTTCTACTGAAGATATTTCATCACGAATAATAACAGATAGTATAGAATCCAGACAGCAGATTGTATCATTTCATGAGGACTCCTTGCAGAAATATCTTGCTAAAATTAGAGTAAGTATAGACGACTCAGTGCCTCACATTCTACAAATTTCGAAAGATAAAATGTTGGCATCGAGTGAAAGTATGAAGGTCGATGTAAATCATAAGAAGAAATATACGTGGAAAATTAACTTTGGTTATTCCTCAAATACATCGGGTAATACAATATCTAACTTCAATTATCTGTCAGTTATCGATTATGCAAATGGTGGTGCAGCTGCTAAACTTTACACTTGGACAGATTTAGAGAACTATTATACTCGGAATAATGCTTTGATGGATTCTGTCGAGAGAGCGAGAATGTCCTTGATACTGCGTGAACATCCAACAGATGGCAATAGTTCATTGGGGGAGGTCGCACATCATAGTCGCCCTAAGACCTTTGGATTTTCCATTAATAAGCAATTAAGTCCAAAGTGGACTTTCGGGACAGGTATAACTTACACCAGACTAAAATCAGAATTTGAAAGCGAGTATAACAGGGCAAGACTGGTGAAAACCCAGAAAATAGATTATGTTGGCATACCATTGAGACTGACCTATCAAGTATGGTCAAAAGGACGGTTCAATGCATATATGACAGGTGGTATGGCATTAGAAATGCCTGTCCACAGTTCGCTTGAAAAGAAGTACATCATAACAGCCGACTCGTCGTACACGTTGAAGAGGGACATCAAGCCACGTTCTCAGTGGTCTGTAAACTTAGGTGCTGGTGTGCAGTACAAGCTATTCAAACCTTTCAGCTTGTATATAGAACCAAATATGTTCTATTATTTTAGAAATGGTAGTAGTCTCGAAACTTACCGTACAGAGCATCCGTTTATCATTACCGTACCATTCGGATTACGGCTTACTTGGTAA
- a CDS encoding radical SAM/SPASM domain-containing protein: MYSIYDYIHNGMVFVNNVVRRQHKELTSLMIYSTTSCQSRCKHCSIWKKPTENLSLVDIIRIMNSKCVTKSTIVGLEGGEFILHPEADNILEWFDTNHPNYTLLSNCLATNKVISAVKNHHPKHLYISLDGNRETYRYMRGRDGYDKVIKVIEACKDIVPISLMFCLSPWNSFEDMRYVIDCAKQYNIDVRIGIYSTMSFFDTTKDLIESNDADFISQIPSSIHQTYENFDFVALYDEWKNNRLKLRCHSIFSELVIHSNGDVPLCQNLDVILGNIHENTLDEIFNSRNTCKIQCQYSKECNQCWINYHRKYDIILLRNIEKIIPKRLIELFYGKYQWTSNRQTTYNKHFKRIIAKLKWDI; encoded by the coding sequence ATGTACAGTATTTATGACTACATCCACAATGGAATGGTATTTGTCAACAATGTAGTACGCAGACAGCATAAGGAACTTACCTCTTTAATGATATATTCCACAACAAGTTGTCAGTCTCGTTGCAAACACTGTTCCATTTGGAAAAAACCTACAGAAAATCTAAGTTTGGTTGATATTATCAGAATAATGAATAGTAAATGTGTAACAAAAAGCACAATAGTAGGTTTGGAAGGAGGTGAGTTTATCCTCCATCCCGAAGCAGACAATATATTAGAATGGTTTGATACTAACCATCCTAATTATACATTACTGTCCAACTGCCTTGCAACGAACAAGGTAATTTCTGCTGTAAAGAATCATCACCCTAAACATCTATACATATCACTTGACGGTAATAGAGAAACCTATCGTTATATGCGTGGGAGAGATGGGTATGACAAAGTGATTAAGGTTATAGAGGCATGTAAAGACATCGTGCCTATTTCCCTAATGTTTTGTCTTTCTCCATGGAACTCGTTTGAGGATATGAGGTATGTCATAGATTGTGCTAAACAATATAACATTGATGTACGTATTGGCATTTACAGCACAATGTCATTCTTCGACACAACCAAAGATTTAATAGAATCCAATGATGCGGATTTCATCAGCCAGATACCCTCTTCCATACATCAAACATATGAGAACTTTGACTTTGTAGCTTTGTATGACGAGTGGAAGAATAATAGACTGAAGTTACGGTGTCATAGTATATTTAGTGAATTGGTCATCCACTCTAATGGGGATGTCCCCTTATGCCAGAATTTAGATGTAATCTTGGGTAATATTCACGAGAATACACTCGATGAGATATTCAATTCAAGGAATACGTGCAAAATTCAATGTCAGTACTCCAAAGAATGCAATCAATGTTGGATCAATTATCACCGAAAATATGACATTATCCTGTTAAGAAATATAGAAAAGATAATCCCCAAACGATTGATAGAGTTGTTTTATGGGAAATATCAATGGACCAGCAACAGGCAAACTACCTATAATAAACATTTCAAACGAATAATAGCAAAGCTAAAATGGGATATTTAG
- a CDS encoding Gfo/Idh/MocA family protein — protein MGYLDNIIGRYKYIRSMRELSHTYTQQYALVGFGNHCANNLLPVIQYLQLPLKYICCTSEKKAELISQKYKGVKGTTSLQDILLDDTVSGVFVAANPHSHFQIATDIIKAGKSLFIEKPPCENERELKSLIDTIMLYGSQHIVVGLQRRFAPATQVLKKRLKGDGKRHYYYRYLTGLYPEGDSLLDLFIHPLDYVTFLFGEAKIKSLDVICSRDGAQTLFLVLEHQDITGMLELSTDYSWKEAREQLNISTDKGLYVLENMERLDFMPRRSALLGIPLEKVFPNNGATICLYGRNNFVPTIGNNQIVSQGFFSEIKTFADMIENKHEADYTLGLESVNHVYSLMTEIHTYTSKI, from the coding sequence ATGGGATATTTAGATAACATCATAGGCAGATACAAGTATATACGCAGTATGAGAGAGTTGAGTCATACTTACACGCAACAGTATGCTCTTGTTGGGTTTGGCAATCATTGTGCAAACAACCTTCTGCCCGTCATACAGTATCTTCAGTTACCACTGAAATATATCTGCTGTACCTCAGAGAAGAAAGCCGAACTGATTTCTCAAAAGTATAAAGGAGTCAAAGGAACAACTTCTTTACAGGATATACTGCTCGATGATACCGTTTCTGGTGTTTTTGTGGCAGCTAATCCCCATTCACACTTTCAGATTGCAACCGATATTATAAAAGCAGGAAAGTCCTTATTTATAGAGAAACCACCCTGTGAGAATGAAAGAGAATTAAAGTCTTTGATCGATACTATCATGCTATATGGCTCACAACATATCGTTGTCGGACTGCAAAGGCGTTTTGCCCCTGCCACTCAAGTTTTGAAAAAACGATTGAAAGGTGATGGCAAACGGCATTATTATTATCGCTATCTGACAGGATTATACCCTGAAGGAGATAGTTTACTTGACCTATTCATCCATCCTCTTGACTATGTAACATTCCTTTTTGGAGAGGCAAAGATAAAGAGCTTGGATGTCATTTGCAGTAGAGATGGTGCCCAAACTTTATTTCTTGTATTGGAGCACCAAGATATAACAGGTATGTTGGAACTATCAACAGATTATTCTTGGAAAGAAGCACGGGAACAGCTAAATATCAGTACAGATAAAGGACTTTATGTGTTGGAAAACATGGAGCGACTTGATTTCATGCCGAGACGCTCTGCATTGTTAGGGATTCCGTTGGAAAAAGTCTTTCCAAACAATGGAGCAACAATTTGTCTCTACGGAAGAAACAACTTTGTCCCAACTATTGGGAATAACCAAATTGTTTCACAAGGGTTCTTTTCTGAAATCAAGACTTTTGCCGACATGATTGAAAACAAACATGAGGCTGATTATACTTTGGGTTTGGAAAGTGTTAATCATGTTTATTCGTTAATGACAGAAATACATACATACACAAGCAAGATATAA
- a CDS encoding HU family DNA-binding protein, which produces MKIKLIERRKPGTKTGPGKFYASPVNVGKKNLRDIAHDIAGRSSLTRGDIENVLSNFMDCLPHYLRDGFSVQLGEFGTMRLTLSSEGAATVKAFKTETIKPRVTFTPGVELKAALRENSYETVKEENSSSKPSHKDKGSGENPGPVPED; this is translated from the coding sequence ATGAAAATTAAACTGATAGAAAGAAGAAAGCCGGGTACAAAGACTGGACCGGGTAAGTTTTATGCAAGTCCGGTAAATGTGGGCAAGAAGAACCTGCGAGATATTGCGCATGACATTGCGGGGCGTTCTTCGCTGACACGTGGTGATATCGAAAACGTACTGTCAAACTTTATGGATTGCCTACCTCATTATCTTCGTGATGGCTTTAGCGTTCAGCTGGGCGAGTTCGGCACGATGCGCCTGACACTTTCAAGCGAGGGGGCTGCGACGGTAAAGGCTTTTAAGACTGAAACAATTAAGCCACGCGTGACGTTTACGCCGGGTGTGGAACTAAAGGCCGCTTTGCGCGAGAACTCGTATGAGACGGTAAAGGAGGAAAACTCTAGTTCAAAACCTTCTCATAAAGACAAGGGAAGCGGAGAAAATCCTGGACCTGTGCCAGAGGACTAA